A part of Primulina eburnea isolate SZY01 chromosome 10, ASM2296580v1, whole genome shotgun sequence genomic DNA contains:
- the LOC140803995 gene encoding uncharacterized protein: MSMDRSPYSSSSSDSSQFSSTNSSPAKGSSTVVLSIECLKGSSKADEWTGDMLQTGDIVEELRIGNMIISSPFKNGKSGVQKILHNSFRQKETSIHVRVRRGADEYAKLQACIVPGDQFVGRRQYVLRAIDDPNYAVGFFDRTESECFKLQASRTARMVSTLERTPLQDGYVSYPWDRRMRDMLSIPYSSSFYSILFLPKASDIVASRYNDLEDTLARAHAWINASQASGAPIVFMSIQTESLLTKVSGETASATVNTGSLSDLSNLANTSLYGFEDYHGVDIGVVRAVRMWFSPLVGEIPIEIRIRETDAKLGFAISRTEEGFIYISTVIEGEEDVPSARSGLSHLYKQANSASPSRLLIVSRISNQKVLPWMVSTTGAIRCFDTVSLSQKLSLHRHTRLPILMHVFLWDRNANVSNVGSIRARAMSTCPPTAPAEVNLPHPPFLTSLTEDDLEDSVAIEGSEIMRERDTAGEFSFRVT; this comes from the exons ATGTCAATGGATCGATCGCCGTATTCCTCGTCCTCATCGGACAGTTCCCAGTTCTCCTCCACCAATTCCTCGCCGGCGAAAGGGTCTTCCACGGTGGTTCTTTCCATCGAGTGCTTAAAAGGAAGCTCCAAAGCCGATGAGTGGACCGGGGACATGCTGCAGACCGGCGACATAGTGGAGGAGCTGAGAATCGGCAACATGATCATCAGCTCGCCGTTCAAGAATGGGAAATCCGGCGTGCAAAAAATTCTGCACAACTCTTTCAGGCAGAAGGAGACTTCGATCCATGTCCGAGTCCGCCGTGGCGCCGACGAGTACGCGAAGCTGCAGGCGTGTATAGTGCCAGGCGATCAGTTCGTGGGGAGGAGACAGTACGTGTTGCGGGCCATCGATGACCCGAATTACGCCGTCGGATTCTTTGATCGGACGGAGAGCGAGTGCTTCAAATTGCAAG CTTCAAGAACGGCGAGAATGGTGAGTACCCTCGAAAGAACGCCCCTTCAAGACGGATACGTTTCATATCCATGGGACCGAAGGATGCGTGACATGCTGTCGATTCCTTACTCAAGCAGCTTCTACTCCATCCTATTCCTCCCGAAAGCCTCAGATATAGTAGCTTCTCGTTACAATGATTTAGAGGACACTCTAGCACGAGCTCACGCCTGGATCAATGCGTCCCAAGCCTCTGGTGCTCCCATTGTCTTCATGAGCATCCAGACTGAATCCCTCCTCACCAAG GTATCTGGAGAAACTGCTTCTGCAACTGTGAACACAGGCTCACTCTCGGATTTATCGAATCTTGCAAACACGAGTCTGTACGGTTTCGAGGATTACCATGGTGTGGATATAGGTGTGGTAAGAGCGGTTCGTATGTGGTTCTCCCCTCTCGTAGGGGAGATCCCAATCGAGATCAGAATCAGAGAAACAGATGCAAAACTTGGTTTTGCCATCAGTAGAACAGAGGAG GGATTCATTTATATATCAACAGTAATCGAAGGAGAAGAAGATGTCCCCTCAGCTCGATCTGGGCTTAGCCATTTGTATAAACAGGCAAACAGTGCCTCCCCATCCCGCCTCTTAATCGTATCCCGAATATCAAACCAAAAAGTCCTCCCATGGATGGTTTCAACAACAGGGGCAATTCGCTGTTTCGACACTGTTTCACTGAGCCAGAAGCTCTCTCTACACCGGCACACACGGTTGCCGATTCTGATGCATGTTTTCCTATGGGACAGAAATGCGAATGTTTCAAATGTGGGTAGTATCAGGGCTCGAGCCATGTCCACGTGCCCGCCTACTGCACCAGCAGAGGTTAATTTGCCACATCCTCCATTTCTCACGTCTTTGACTGAAGACGATTTAGAAGATAGCGTAGCCATTGAAGGGTCTGAAATAATGCGGGAAAGGGACACTGCAGGAGAGTTTTCATTCAGGGTCACATGA
- the LOC140803539 gene encoding uncharacterized protein isoform X1, producing the protein MLQEMGLWTLLEGCLLLANALAILNEDRFLAPRGWSFQEYSGVKRNSFKGQILGLIYATQYLRVPLILLNLLAIVVKLVSG; encoded by the coding sequence ATGCTGCAGGAAATGGGGTTGTGGACGCTGTTGGAGGGCTGCCTGCTTCTTGCAAATGCATTGGCCATATTAAATGAAGATCGATTCCTTGCCCCCAGAGGATGGAGCTTCCAAGAGTATTCAGGGGTAAAGAGAAACTCATTCAAGGGGCAGATTCTTGGTCTCATTTATGCAACCCAATACTTGAGAGTGCCTCTTATACTTCTGAATTTGCTTGCCATTGTTGTAAAACTGGTATCCGGCTGA
- the LOC140803539 gene encoding uncharacterized protein isoform X2 yields the protein MGLWTLLEGCLLLANALAILNEDRFLAPRGWSFQEYSGVKRNSFKGQILGLIYATQYLRVPLILLNLLAIVVKLVSG from the coding sequence ATGGGGTTGTGGACGCTGTTGGAGGGCTGCCTGCTTCTTGCAAATGCATTGGCCATATTAAATGAAGATCGATTCCTTGCCCCCAGAGGATGGAGCTTCCAAGAGTATTCAGGGGTAAAGAGAAACTCATTCAAGGGGCAGATTCTTGGTCTCATTTATGCAACCCAATACTTGAGAGTGCCTCTTATACTTCTGAATTTGCTTGCCATTGTTGTAAAACTGGTATCCGGCTGA
- the LOC140803997 gene encoding uncharacterized protein, translated as MFEVIGTVSTLFTEEERENNRDCMEPYLAPVNSLNQRPRPTNRHRWKRSLVELNGRFEPNYRRCISGLIIQSYSEIGAFPHTYHVDGEPCQTHIDWFIDARLNNNPGTTSRWGISAVEFDSKGVYLASVTKSGCLTVHDFDNICSPDVKEDEAKQVLHVSTSQQLDVIRWNAANQDEIACTSTKSSEVHVYDIGYVSSEPVEVLRKRPIVTVHGIDSHKGFSDIAFSSDDNSRLLASDANGSINVWDRRASDLPCLELSTNSSGTLNSIKLSGDNEIILGASKQGIIYMWDLRGGRSSTAFSNHKEGYCSPLIAVKLSHELEKIWSLKAQSNIVSKEIHSIDIDPSCPYQLAFHLDDGWSGVLDTNKLQVTHIHCPPPPWLDASNGFTNVSFLRRPCWLPINSIYVVGSPSSNGLYLLDFYPDSASACHVDYNCDDKSNDGTIGQHIQNRFVSLSEAITACTSHPLNGTIVAGTKLSSLLVISDSKASH; from the exons ATGTTCGAAGTAATCGGTACTGTTTCAACCCTGTTTACTGAAGAGGAGAGGGAAAATAATCGGGATTGCATGGAACCATACCTAGCCCCAGTGAATTCGTTGAATCAGAGGCCCAGACCCACCAACAG GCATCGGTGGAAGAGGAGTCTCGTCGAATTAAACGGGAGATTCGAGCCTAATTATCGTCGTTGTATTTCTGGTCTCATAATTCAATCCTACTCTGAG ATTGGAGCTTTTCCTCATACATATCACGTCGATGGAGAACCATGCCAGACCCAT ATTGATTGGTTTATCGACGCCAGATTGAACAATAATCCCGGCACAACCAGCAG GTGGGGCATCTCAGCAGTTGAATTTGACTCCAAG GGGGTATATCTAGCATCAGTGACAAAATCAGGTTGCTTAACTGTGCACGACTTTGATAATATCTGTAGTCCAG ATGTGAAAGAAGATGAAGCAAAACAAGTGCTGCATGTATCtacttctcaacaacttgatgTCATCCGTTGGAATGCTGCTAACCAAGATGAG ATAGCCTGCACATCAACAAAAAGCAGTGAAGTCCATGTTTATGACATTGGGTATGTCTCCTCTGAACCGGTTGAG GTGCTAAGAAAGAGGCCCATTGTCACTGTTCATGGGATTGATTCTCATAAAGGTTTCTCAGACATAGCTTTTTCTTCTGACGACAATTCAAG GTTGCTTGCTTCTGATGCTAATGGATCAATTAATGTGTGGGATAGAAGAGCTAGTGATCTTCCCTGTTTGGAACTCTCGACCAATTCCTCTGGGACACTTAACAGTATCAAGTTAAGTGGGGATAATGAG ATTATATTAGGAGCTAGCAAGCAGGGAATTATATATATGTGGGATCTGCGTGGAGGACGATCATCTACTGCTTTCAGTAATCACAAAGAG GGATATTGTTCTCCTCTTATTGCGGTCAAGTTATCACATGAGCTGGAGAAGATATGGTCCTTAAAG GCTCAATCAAATATTGTTTCAAAGGAAATACACTCGATTGATATTGATCCATCATGCCCTTACCAACTGGCATTTCATCTTGATGATGGTTG GTCAGGCGTTCTAGACACTAACAAGCTTCAAGTGACACATATTCATTGCCCACCACCTCCTTGGCT GGATGCATCCAATGGTTTTACCAATGTCTCATTCTTGAGAAGACCGTGTTGGCTTCCAATAAACTCA ATCTACGTTGTGGGATCACCGTCCAGTAATGGCCTTTACCTTTTGGATTTCTATCCAGACAGTGCCTCTGCTTGTCATGTGGATTACAA TTGTGATGATAAAAGCAATGATGGAACAATTGGCCAGCATATACAGAATAGATTTGTGTCACTCTCTGAAGCTATTACTGCATGCACGTCTCATCCCCTGAATGGCACCATTGTGGCTGGAACTAAG CTCTCGTCATTGCTGGTTATTTCTGATTCAAAAGCGTCACACTGA